The DNA region TTTGCTGAGATGGTGAGGTTATTCTCTTTCAACCGCCGCAATACTTCTTTCGTGAGTCGGTCATGCTCCTCCATGGTCTCGGCGTATATGAGGATATCATCAACGTACGCCAGTACCCCCATGTCGATCAGGTCACTGAGGACTCCATGGACCATGGCTTGGAAGGTGGCTGGGGCATTGATTAGCCCAAAATGCATGACCGTGAACTCGAAAAGACCATAGCGGCAGCGGAAGGCTGTCTTCCACTCATCTCCTTCCTTGATTCGTACGAGGTTGAATCCACTCTTAAGATCGATCTTGGTGAAGTACTTGGCTCCGGCAAGACGATCTTGTAGCTCATTGATGAGTGGTAGAGGATAcctgttggggatggtgatgccaTTAAGTGCTCTCCAATCCACCACTGGTCGAAGGTCGTCTTCATGCgttcccttcttctcgatgGAGGCGTCTTTATCCACCATAAAGAGTGGAGCGCTGCAAGGGGACTTGGAAGGCCTGATCTTGCCTTCGGCCAGCATCTCATCCAGCCATGCGCGCAGGAACTTGAGCTCTTTGCCGCTGAGGGCGTAGATAGGCCCCCATGGTGGTGTCTTGCCATCCATCAGGTCGATCGTGTGGTCCCAGGGCTTATGATCAGGTAGCCTTTTGGATATATCATGAGGGACCAATGGTGCCAGGTCCCGGAAGCGTTCAGGAATAGAGCTTCGATCGTCGGTCACGCTGGAGATAATCCTACCGACCTTCCCAAGTACCGATAGGCTAGTGCATCGTTCGCGGCATATGGGAGAGGTAAATACAATCTTCGTAGGGTCTTGGTCGTAGAAGCCAGCTGGTTGGTGTTCTTGGAGCCACCAGTGTGGTAGGATGATATCGCATTCTGCGTCGAGCTTGCTGACTTCGAATTGCAACTTGGTGAAGTGGTCTTCTGAGTGCCTAAGCACCACAGTATCGGTGTACAATGCTTCCTTACTggcatctccttctccagtaAAGGATTGAAGGTAGAACCCAGGAGGGTGACGGAAGGTCTTGATCGCGAGGCGGGTAGCCACATCCTCCGATAAGACGGGAACGGCACTGCCAGGATCCAAGAGAACGCGTACCGGGTGTTCCCGAGGGCGCGCGTTAGTACCTTCGATGATGCTCATGCTGACGATAGGCCTGTTCCCCACCTTAGGCCGGTGTCGTGGttgttcatcttcatcctcctcgcgaGGGCGCTTGACTCCTGCAACGGTGACGCCAGTAGGCCGATTACATCCTGTCGGCGTGGTCAGGCGGCCTAGTGAAAACCCGTCTCAGTGCCAGACATGTCGTCGTCAAGTACTTCGAAGACCGGTGGttcatcatcgtcgatgTGTACCCCAATAGCGTCGATTCGTACTTTCTTTGGAGGTGCTAAttcgttttctttctctttctcctcggccttccgcTTGACTCCAGCTACCTTGGGAGGAGCTGTGGGAAGGTCGTTACCGGAGACATCCTTTCTTGCGAAGCAGGCGAGGGTATGATGGTTGTTGCGACCGCATCGCCAGCAGGTAGAACCGTCCTTCTTATGCTTATCGACGTTTTCCTGCGAGATCCCTGCCAGGGCTTCCCTGGTGGTTGCCCATTTAATATCTTTTGGATCTGGTCTGGCGCTTGGTGCTTTGGAGGGTGCCTTGTTGCTTCTTGAGGATGGATTTGACGGTTGTTGGGAGCGActttggtggggagggccCGACTTCGAGCGCCCGAGATCGAAGTGGGCGTGTCTTTTCCCGCCCGGTGGCCAACTGAGATGCCAGGGTTGGTGAGCATATTCTCGTAGATGTGGCCAGCTTCCTGGATGGCGTGGAGGAAGTCCTCGTCTGTCTCGGGACGCCGCCCCCTGTCTTGAGTAGATCAGTTTGGTGATCTCGTCCGGAAGTGCCTTCGAGATATGGCTCTGGAACGTGGTTCCTGACCACTGGACTACCTCGTTGAGGTCCATGAGCTCGGTCAAATACTGCGAGATATCTCCTTGGTACCGGAGCTCTTGCATCTTGCGGGCGTTGCGGTACCTCTCAGCTGTATCACGGAAGCGTTctttgatggcggtggtgtaaTTGCTCCAGACGTCCACCAAGCCTAGCCTTCGCACTTGGCTGACTCGCTGTTGGTGCCATACCTGGGCTTTGTCGGTGAGCAGAGACCCAACCCAGTTAATCCTGACCTGGTCGGTGGGGAACCCTGTGGGGTAGGAATCCATATATGCTTCCACCTTGAGCCACCAAGACCTGAATTTGGAGAGATCTCTGCCATCGTAGGCTGGGGGCTTTGCCATATGCACCGGATTGACTTGGACTGGTGCCTGAGAAAATTGACGAATGAGTCGAGTGAGGTCATCTCGGCCCGAGGGACTGGGTGATCGAGGGCGGTTGCGTGAGGCTGGAGGTCCCCTAGGTggtcctcctccggctccgtcCGCGGGTGGTCGCCTCTCCTGGCGATCCTCGTGGGAGTCATCTGAGTCCGAGTCGTCAGGGTCCGAAGGTGGTTCCCCGTTAGTAGCGACGAATCGTCGTGGGGGgaggcttcctcctccgccaccgtTGGGTGTGGGCGTCATGTACATGGGACCGGCTCGAGAGGACTCGAACTGGATATTGGCTTGTCGAGCTGTACGGCGTGCCTGGGCATCTTGTAGTGCCTGGGTGGTCAAGCGATCTCGCACACGCCGAGTTGAGGATGATACCTTCGATGGCACTGCTACCGACGGTTGCGATGGTCGCGTAGATGCTCGTTGACTAAGGCTACGCCAAACGGAGTCGATGTCGGCATCGGGGTTCTGCTTTAGCTGCGTGCGGAACTCCTCTAGGGCTTCTTCCGTCAGTTTTTTAACCTGCTCTATGACGGTTCGGCCGTGTTCATCCAGTGTAGAGGGGTCAACGAATTTCTTCGCCAGAAGTCCATCGATGTGTTGGTCGCGTTGGAGGGCCCAGATCTCGACCTGCTTATTGAACTTCTTCTGGTACGTAATCtccttctcgagggttaATAGAGCCGCTTGATGACGTTTAGCAGATTCCCGAAGTTGCTCAATagcctgctgccgctggcgCTCATCTTGGGTAATGACCGCGATAGCTCCCCAGATCTCGTCCGCGAAGGTAGCACTGGCGTTTTCGACTTGCTGCCGGAAGTGCTGGATCTGCTGGTCTGAAACTTGGACCCCGAGCTTGACCATATTGGCGCAAATAGTGTATTGTACGCGGATATGCTCGTACTGCTGCTTAAGGCGTGCGAGCTCTTGGCCGTCAATGCGGTCtttgtgctgctgttgagcaaGTTGTCGTACACCCTCATAGGTCTCGCTCATACGGCGATGGAGTTCGACGATCCAGGGTGCTGGATCATGAATAGCACCAGGCAAAGGCTGGATATCGGTGGGGTCGCTCATAATGGCTTCAAAGTCCTGAGGCGAGTAGAGTGTAAGCTCCATGTGGTCGTTGACCTGAATAGGCTCGGCTGACGGGGAGCGATAGTCCGACATGTTGTAGGTAGAGATAGACGCGTTGTCGAGTTCTTGTAAATTTCGAGCGGTCGCGTGCGTAGGTGACGTCGtggctggtgatgtcggGAGAGGAATATGAGCGGCGTAGCCGGGAATGAAGGGTCGCGGGATGGGCGACGCGTTGAAGGAGTATTCTCCTGTAGTGAAGTCCGagttcgtcgtcgtcaacccaAGGGTTGCAAGGTAGTGGAACGAAGCCTTCAACGATATCTGAGGGTggagctgatgatgatgtggtggacATCAAcaaaggaggaaagggggggtaaGTGGTGATAGCGCGTATGGTGTTGTAGTGTGTTGTTTGTCGTCTTCGATTGTTTGAAGATTAtatgtgacaagggctgtaatatcagggcttggaactcatggttcaattcaggctaataatcttcaatggcctcgaagtctGTGAtaccgaaaagaagaagaagagatacagtcttggtgtttccaaacgcgtattttatccttcctcgcgtggcccgtgcccttgttggcctcaggccatcgccaagtcctccgatatcctcctggccagtggccttcctttgataaccgccatgcctctgTTTGCCTGCCTCACTTTGAATGAGAGGTTCTcaacgtgcagttacccctccttgcggtagTATCGGCGGTGTTGTTTCGATCTTTGACTGTAACTTGGTGAAATTTCCAGCCCTTCTTTTACTATAATTCAATTCGACTATCTTGACCTTGGCCGAATCAAATTGACAATAATCTTCCAAAGCCCCCAAATCCCCAGGCCCAATCGTCCTCACTACTGGACTGCTTAAATCGTTGGTTGCTACTTATCGAGTCAGCATCTTGAAAATCGAAACCAATACAAAGATACatacaaaagaaaagcaaatAGCAAAACAAAGAAAGGCCGGTCTTACGGTCTGAAGAAAAGACTATCGTAATCGGAGTCCCTGCATCTTCTCCACTGCTCATCAAGTTATCCTGGACTTGGCCGGGACCTTCATGGCGGGGCCACTCTTCCAAGACAACACAGCAATCCCGAAAGGTCGCAACCACATCGGTGACCGACCTGGGAAGCTGCTCACCGGCTTCTtcaaactccctcaccagTCGCAACATCATCGACAAGTTGGCCGCTAACCCGTCGGCGAAGGCAAGGATACCCGCGCCAGGCACAAGCCCATGACGGGTGGCTTTGGGGGTGGCCGGCTCAACCTCCCAGCCTGGACCGGGGTCGGGACCGGAAGCAGGGTCAccgggagaagaagctgcaTCCACGTGGCTCAAATCGGCGCCGAGGCCGGGCCGGAAACCAAGGATTCTGAACTGGGAGCTCCGCTAGCCGAGCTGGCCAGATCATCAGCTGAACGGGGAATCTGGTGACAAGTCCAGTTATGGGTTACTTAGCTTCCCCTGAGTGATTGGAAACCTGATGTAAACACATACCTCTACCGAGatcgctctcctcctcagaccCGGATGTCCAGTCCGAGTCACTATCCCCGACGGTCATATCTCCGGTGACTTTCAACTCCAAAAAGTCCTGCCATCTCTCTTTGCAGTCCGCAAGACGATAGTTGCCGCCGATTAATCATCCAACCCTGTCAAACTTGAGGGTGTCGTCAATGATCCTCAACATATACACCTGTGTGGGCCTCGTATTCAGCGAAAACCGGGGGCATTCGTTGCTGGCCAAGTAAAGCTTCCGATTGGTGAGAAATTTATCAAAAGTCGAGCGAAACCTGGCGTATAAGCGCGAGTACTCCAGCGTTGCTGCCACAATCTTGGAATGCCTTCTGTTCTTTCCGGTCGAGGGAAATGTTTTGCCGTTTTCGGACTCGCTTATGGGGTATCGCAATAACAAGTGGCACCCCACcctctttgctgttgttgttattttcatcatcatctgaaAATAACTGTCACTGCCACGTTGAAATTAGCTTATCGTTTTCAGTAGCAGCAAACTATATATAAGTTAAGATATATCTAACGTTATAGACTAATGGGTCGAAAGAGTCTGGTGGAAACGGTGACGAATTTCGAAAATGAAATCAAATAGGGGTCTCAGGGATGGATACTTAAAGTAGTAGCTCTCCGACAAACTCTTCGAATGAACTATACAGCTCTCTATctatgtgacgaacccctgtacagaacctctgaaagggatactcgGTTGAAGGCTACTTCTAACaattggttcggtgcagctaaacagtgcataACAAGATatc from Podospora pseudoanserina strain CBS 124.78 chromosome 1, whole genome shotgun sequence includes:
- a CDS encoding hypothetical protein (COG:L; EggNog:ENOG503NVKU; antiSMASH:Cluster_6); its protein translation is MTVGDSDSDWTSGSEEESDLGRASSPGDPASGPDPGPGWEVEPATPKATRHGLVPGAGILAFADGLAANLSMMLRLVREFEEAGEQLPRSVTDVVATFRDCCVVLEEWPRHEGPGQVQDNLMSSGEDAGTPITIVFSSDREYSFNASPIPRPFIPGYAAHIPLPTSPATTSPTHATARNLQELDNASISTYNMSDYRSPSAEPIQVNDHMELTLYSPQDFEAIMSDPTDIQPLPGAIHDPAPWIVELHRRMSETYEGVRQLAQQQHKDRIDGQELARLKQQYEHIRVQYTICANMVKLGVQVSDQQIQHFRQQVENASATFADEIWGAIAVITQDERQRQQAIEQLRESAKRHQAALLTLEKEITYQKKFNKQVEIWALQRDQHIDGLLAKKFVDPSTLDEHGRTVIEQVKKLTEEALEEFRTQLKQNPDADIDSVWRSLSQRASTRPSQPSVAVPSKVSSSTRRVRDRLTTQALQDAQARRTARQANIQFESSRAGPMYMTPTPNGGGGGSLPPRRFVATNGEPPSDPDDSDSDDSHEDRQERRPPADGAGGGPPRGPPASRNRPRSPSPSGRDDLTRLIRQFSQAPVQVNPVHMAKPPAYDGRDLSKFRSWWLKVEAYMDSYPTGFPTDQVRINWVGSLLTDKAQVWHQQRVSQVRRLGLVDVWSNYTTAIKERFRDTAERYRNARKMQELRYQGDISQYLTELMDLNEVVQWSGTTFQSHISKALPDEITKLIYSRQGAASRDRRGLPPRHPGSWPHLREYAHQPWHLSWPPGGKRHAHFDLGRSKSGPPHQSRSQQPSNPSSRSNKAPSKAPSARPDPKDIKWATTREALAGISQENVDKHKKDGSTCWRCGRNNHHTLACFARKDVSGNDLPTAPPKVAGVKRKAEEKEKENELAPPKKVRIDAIGVHIDDDEPPVFEVLDDDMSGTETGVKRPREEDEDEQPRHRPKVGNRPIVSMSIIEGTNARPREHPVRVLLDPGSAVPVLSEDVATRLAIKTFRHPPGFYLQSFTGEGDASKEALYTDTVVLRHSEDHFTKLQFEVSKLDAECDIILPHWWLQEHQPAGFYDQDPTKIVFTSPICRERCTSLSVLGKVGRIISSVTDDRSSIPERFRDLAPLVPHDISKRLPDHKPWDHTIDLMDGKTPPWGPIYALSGKELKFLRAWLDEMLAEGKIRPSKSPCSAPLFMVDKDASIEKKGTHEDDLRPVVDWRALNGITIPNRYPLPLINELQDRLAGAKYFTKIDLKSGFNLVRIKEGDEWKTAFRCRYGLFEFTVMHFGLINAPATFQAMVHGVLSDLIDMGVLAYVDDILIYAETMEEHDRLTKEVLRRLKENNLTISAKKCMWATRQVEYLGYIISEHGISMSKEKVDCILNWERPTTLKATQSFIGFANFYRRFIRGFSAIAQALTASLKLDARQWKWTQAMEIAFNRLKEAFTTAPILAHFDPAKLAVLETDASDFALGGVMSQKGDDGKLHPVAFHSRKLTKPEMNYEVHDKELLAIVDCFARWRRYLEGAEHRIEVYSDHQNLAYFTTAKVLNRRQARWAQELAAYNFIIMYRPGRLNGKADVLSRLDQYRPEKGGDEDQPITSVLKNHHFSPPNEGPSFLVSSARLASIPVAPAWNNDFLARDLAVPPKNEHEDHGLLYHNNLLRIPSDPALRKEILESEHDSVVAGHLGMDRTIDLIRRNFWWPGMDQEVREYVRGCRECQQNKHPRHGTFGLLQPMEIPWKPWRAISMDFITDLPLSSGCDSIWVIVDMFTKMAHFIPLRVEAKKTDDLIRIFAREYWRLHGVPADIISDRDSRFTAHLWKDFLKLVGINSRMSTAFHPQTDGQTEIVNQELEMYLRAFVNYEMANWNELLPMAEFAYNNARKAPTGMSPFFANYGYHPASNNPSSNTTVHNPSSRLYAHWMTQVHKEAQNSLEDTRKRMKRWADSKRKEAPLFEQDQLVMLNARHIKTRRPSKKLDKKMLGPFKIQKVISPTAVRLTLPKHWRIHNTFHVSPSSSPIALADRHCLTQTRSCEKLSR